From a region of the Geothrix sp. 21YS21S-2 genome:
- a CDS encoding DUF2339 domain-containing protein, producing MEALFIFAAFVWLLLETLQRRSRVSRLESDLDFLRSELEALRGARPPAKPVERPARMGDTAPVVVPQWIRELPAPPRPEPPPVPAPAGPEPPPLPPVARPLPPPPPPQPPPPPPPPAEPRKPFDWESLVGVKLFSYVAGVALLVAAVAFLKYGVEHGWLGAPVRMAIGLLVGVGLLAGCETGRARAYAVTAQALTAAGIATLFSTFYAASALWHLLPAAASFALMALVTAVAVGLSIRRDSVFIALLGLLGGFATPLLLSTGEDHPIGLFGYLALLNVGLGWVAYRKRWPLLTALTLAFTALYQLGWVLRFLDESKLGIGLGVFLLFPLLGLGALFLSRDREAPALFRHTASLSALPPVLFAVHMAMNPVYGQHFGLMFGFLFLVAAGLAAVALLRGPEWLHALGAAAVLLIFATWLAFSYTSDAWPGILGFTALFAALYLAVPWIQARLKVKRPFLGAGLLAVHAAPLLMGAFTALVFLEPATAAPLALFGAVLLVLAMAAAFAIRFGEGTVWFLAALFALAAETAWSMRHLDAGSLLPALLVYGGFSLVFLGVPLLAARRGRPLEPEGSGAILVFLSVGLLFFLAGPGVAPHSLGVLAALLGVLNLGLLYEAGQGRRPVLCVLGLAFSFLALVAWWASAPVSGQLMPALAVVLGFSLLVLGGTVFLRERLEASPLGAKGSPETLMGLTGLLFLLPVAGDHRLAEPPWPFLAVLGVLGLAMGVAALRLRRGALLAGCAVITQGVLGVWILSGARTGPATLLAPWTALAFAALGYVWFELSRGRGDALFTLAAGLGLVAAQLVMAAYKDHAAHPSLAVQVIVHAALGLGLLALARRGRAQAWTVVLAGSTGLVLLALADPLRLPSHAAALLAVAAPLYAMQLVYPLLLGDEGGETRLPWIAAVLASAVFFLAARPALGVLGYASFIGALPVAQALLLAPHVLRMRGLQGPRALANLALVAGAALAFITVAIPLQLDNEWITLGWALLAAALAWLYTRVPHKGLLAWCGGLFAAVFARLVLNPAVFSYHPRGGMVVLNWYLYAYLVPAVCFFAAARLLKDRDDRFLPAMPGLSRILPAGGAVLLFLLLNIEIADAFSTGPVLTFNLAHGSLAQDLSYTIGWAVFAILMLVAGVTSRSRVSRVAAILLLTATVLKAFLHDLSSLSGLYRVASFVGLAMCLAGVAVILQKFVLRRGEASE from the coding sequence TTGGAAGCCTTGTTCATCTTCGCGGCATTCGTATGGCTCCTCCTGGAGACCCTCCAGAGGAGGTCCCGCGTCTCCCGGCTGGAATCCGACCTGGACTTCCTGAGGTCCGAGCTGGAAGCGCTTCGCGGCGCCCGGCCTCCGGCCAAACCCGTGGAACGTCCCGCCCGCATGGGGGACACCGCCCCGGTGGTGGTGCCCCAGTGGATCAGGGAGCTGCCCGCGCCGCCCCGGCCCGAACCCCCGCCGGTCCCGGCCCCCGCCGGGCCCGAGCCCCCGCCGCTCCCGCCCGTGGCCCGTCCCCTGCCGCCTCCCCCACCGCCCCAGCCTCCCCCCCCGCCGCCTCCTCCCGCCGAGCCCCGCAAGCCCTTCGACTGGGAGTCCCTGGTGGGGGTCAAGCTCTTCTCCTATGTCGCCGGCGTCGCCCTGCTGGTGGCGGCGGTGGCCTTCCTGAAGTACGGCGTGGAGCACGGCTGGCTCGGGGCCCCGGTGCGCATGGCCATCGGCCTCCTGGTGGGCGTGGGGCTGCTGGCGGGGTGCGAGACGGGGCGCGCGCGGGCGTACGCCGTCACGGCCCAGGCCCTGACGGCCGCGGGCATCGCCACGCTCTTCTCCACCTTCTACGCGGCCTCGGCCCTGTGGCACCTGCTGCCCGCGGCGGCCTCCTTCGCGCTCATGGCCCTGGTGACGGCGGTGGCCGTGGGCCTCTCCATCCGCAGGGACTCGGTGTTCATCGCCCTCCTGGGCCTCCTGGGGGGCTTCGCAACCCCGCTCCTGCTGTCCACGGGGGAGGACCATCCCATCGGCCTGTTCGGCTACCTCGCGCTCCTGAACGTGGGGCTGGGGTGGGTGGCCTACCGCAAGCGCTGGCCCCTGCTCACGGCCCTCACGCTGGCCTTCACGGCGCTGTACCAGCTGGGCTGGGTGCTGAGGTTCCTGGACGAGTCCAAGCTGGGCATCGGCCTGGGGGTCTTCCTCCTGTTCCCGCTGCTGGGGCTGGGCGCCCTGTTCCTGTCCCGGGACCGGGAGGCCCCGGCGCTCTTCCGGCACACGGCGTCCCTCTCCGCGCTCCCGCCGGTTCTCTTCGCCGTGCACATGGCCATGAACCCGGTGTACGGGCAGCACTTCGGCCTCATGTTCGGGTTCCTGTTCCTGGTGGCCGCGGGCCTGGCGGCCGTGGCCCTCCTGCGGGGGCCGGAGTGGCTCCACGCTCTGGGCGCGGCGGCCGTGCTCCTCATCTTCGCCACCTGGCTGGCCTTCAGCTACACCTCGGACGCCTGGCCCGGCATCCTCGGGTTCACGGCGCTCTTCGCGGCGCTGTACCTGGCGGTCCCATGGATCCAGGCGCGGCTCAAGGTCAAGCGCCCCTTCCTGGGCGCGGGCCTCCTGGCCGTCCACGCCGCTCCGCTTCTCATGGGCGCCTTCACCGCCCTGGTCTTCCTGGAGCCCGCCACCGCGGCGCCCCTGGCGCTGTTCGGTGCGGTCCTGCTGGTGCTGGCCATGGCCGCGGCTTTCGCCATCCGGTTCGGGGAGGGGACGGTGTGGTTCCTGGCCGCCCTCTTCGCGCTGGCCGCGGAGACGGCGTGGTCCATGCGCCACCTGGACGCGGGGAGCCTCCTGCCGGCGCTGCTCGTCTACGGCGGCTTCAGCCTCGTCTTCCTGGGGGTGCCCCTCCTGGCGGCGCGGCGGGGCCGGCCCCTGGAGCCCGAGGGCAGCGGGGCCATCCTGGTCTTCCTCAGCGTCGGGCTCCTGTTCTTCCTGGCCGGGCCCGGCGTGGCCCCCCACAGCCTGGGCGTGCTCGCCGCGCTCCTGGGCGTGCTGAACCTGGGGCTGCTGTACGAAGCCGGCCAGGGGCGGCGCCCCGTGCTCTGCGTCCTGGGACTGGCCTTCAGCTTCCTGGCCCTGGTGGCCTGGTGGGCCAGCGCTCCGGTGAGCGGCCAACTGATGCCGGCCCTGGCGGTGGTCCTGGGCTTCAGCCTGCTGGTGCTGGGCGGGACCGTGTTCCTGCGGGAGCGCCTCGAAGCCTCCCCCCTGGGCGCCAAGGGCAGCCCCGAGACCCTCATGGGCCTCACGGGCCTCCTCTTCCTGCTGCCCGTGGCAGGCGACCACCGCCTGGCCGAGCCCCCCTGGCCCTTCCTGGCGGTGCTCGGCGTCCTCGGGCTGGCCATGGGCGTGGCGGCCCTGCGCCTGAGGCGGGGCGCCCTGCTCGCGGGCTGCGCCGTGATCACCCAGGGGGTGCTGGGGGTGTGGATCCTGAGCGGCGCCCGCACGGGTCCCGCCACGCTCCTGGCCCCCTGGACTGCCCTGGCCTTCGCGGCCCTGGGCTACGTCTGGTTCGAGCTGTCCCGCGGCCGCGGGGACGCCCTGTTCACGCTGGCCGCGGGGCTGGGCCTGGTCGCCGCGCAGCTGGTGATGGCGGCGTACAAGGACCACGCGGCCCATCCCTCCCTGGCGGTCCAGGTGATCGTGCACGCCGCCCTGGGACTGGGGCTCCTGGCCCTGGCCCGGCGCGGCAGGGCGCAGGCCTGGACCGTGGTCCTGGCAGGCTCCACCGGCCTGGTGCTCCTGGCCCTGGCCGACCCCCTGCGCCTTCCGTCCCACGCCGCGGCCCTGCTGGCGGTGGCCGCGCCCCTCTACGCCATGCAACTCGTCTACCCGCTCCTGCTGGGCGACGAGGGCGGAGAGACGCGTCTGCCCTGGATCGCCGCGGTGTTGGCCAGCGCCGTGTTCTTCCTGGCGGCGCGGCCCGCGCTGGGCGTGCTGGGGTACGCGAGCTTCATCGGCGCCCTGCCCGTGGCCCAGGCCCTCCTCCTGGCCCCCCACGTCCTGCGCATGCGCGGGCTCCAGGGGCCCCGGGCCCTGGCCAACCTGGCCCTGGTGGCGGGGGCGGCGCTGGCGTTCATCACCGTGGCCATCCCCCTCCAGCTGGACAACGAGTGGATCACCCTGGGCTGGGCGCTCCTGGCCGCGGCCCTGGCCTGGCTCTACACGCGGGTTCCCCACAAGGGGCTGCTCGCGTGGTGCGGGGGGCTCTTCGCCGCGGTCTTCGCGCGGCTGGTGCTCAACCCGGCCGTGTTCTCCTACCACCCCCGGGGCGGGATGGTGGTGCTCAACTGGTACCTCTATGCGTACCTCGTGCCCGCGGTGTGCTTCTTCGCTGCCGCGCGCCTGCTGAAGGACCGGGACGACCGCTTCCTGCCCGCCATGCCCGGGCTCTCCCGCATCCTGCCCGCCGGGGGCGCGGTGCTGCTGTTCCTGCTGCTCAACATCGAGATCGCCGACGCCTTCAGCACCGGGCCCGTGCTCACCTTCAACCTGGCCCACGGGAGCCTCGCCCAGGACCTGAGCTACACCATCGGCTGGGCCGTGTTCGCCATCCTCATGCTGGTGGCGGGGGTCACGTCCCGCAGCCGGGTGTCGCGGGTGGCGGCCATCCTGCTTCTGACGGCGACGGTCCTCAAGGCCTTCCTGCACGACCTCTCCAGCCTCAGCGGGCTCTACCGGGTGGCCTCCTTCGTGGGGCTCGCCATGTGCCTTGCCGGGGTGGCGGTCATCCTGCAGAAGTTCGTGCTGCGCCGCGGGGAGGCCTCCGAATGA
- the pip gene encoding prolyl aminopeptidase, translating to MNPHPVKDPLTWLYPPIEPYATGRLKVSATHDLYYEESGNPKGKPVVFLHGGPGGGSDPKQRRFFHPEKYRIILFDQRGCGKSTPYASLEDNTTWDLVADTEKLRVHLGIAKWQVFGGSWGSTLALAYAEKHPEACTELVLRGIFLLRKQEIDWFYQRGASILYPDAWEPYLAHIPEAERGDLLSAYHKRLTSPDAAVRLAAAKTWSGWEGGTSKLVPDADFTGHYEEDEFALAFARIECHYFVNKGWFDPEDQLLRDASKIRHIPGVIVQGRYDVVCPMESAWALHRAWPEADLVITPDCGHSAFDAPNCRALVAATDRFAGL from the coding sequence ATGAACCCCCATCCCGTCAAGGACCCCCTCACCTGGCTGTATCCGCCCATCGAGCCGTACGCCACCGGCCGGCTCAAGGTCTCCGCCACCCACGACCTGTACTACGAGGAGAGCGGCAACCCCAAGGGCAAGCCCGTGGTGTTCCTCCACGGCGGCCCCGGCGGCGGCAGCGACCCCAAGCAGCGGCGCTTCTTCCACCCGGAGAAGTACCGCATCATCCTCTTCGACCAGCGCGGCTGCGGCAAGAGCACGCCCTACGCGAGCCTCGAGGACAACACCACCTGGGACCTGGTGGCCGACACCGAGAAGCTGCGCGTCCACCTGGGCATCGCGAAGTGGCAGGTGTTCGGCGGCTCCTGGGGCTCCACCCTGGCCCTGGCCTACGCCGAGAAGCACCCCGAGGCCTGCACCGAGCTGGTGCTCAGGGGCATCTTCCTGCTGCGCAAGCAGGAGATCGACTGGTTCTACCAGCGCGGCGCCTCCATCCTCTACCCCGACGCCTGGGAGCCCTACCTGGCCCACATCCCCGAGGCCGAGCGCGGCGACCTGCTCAGCGCCTACCACAAGCGCCTCACGAGCCCCGACGCCGCCGTGCGCCTTGCGGCCGCCAAGACCTGGAGCGGCTGGGAGGGCGGCACCAGCAAGCTCGTCCCCGACGCCGACTTCACCGGCCACTACGAGGAGGACGAGTTCGCCCTGGCCTTCGCGCGCATCGAGTGCCACTACTTCGTGAACAAGGGCTGGTTCGACCCCGAGGACCAGCTCCTGCGCGACGCCTCGAAGATCCGCCACATCCCCGGCGTCATCGTCCAGGGCCGCTACGACGTGGTGTGCCCCATGGAGAGCGCCTGGGCCCTGCACCGCGCCTGGCCCGAGGCCGACCTGGTGATCACCCCCGACTGCGGCCACAGCGCCTTCGACGCCCCCAACTGCAGGGCGCTGGTGGCTGCGACGGACCGGTTCGCCGGACTTTAA
- a CDS encoding DUF3999 family protein, translating to MMRLLLSGILCLTLAAQTRQIRPAGAGPQRLDVDLALLGATRNALADLRIRDAAGREIPYVLVPPDPRAAVWVPARMLPLPATKTSSGVELDLGAPLATSRLRLEGLRPPFLKRFRLEGSGDRQRWTELVKAGSVFDLPGEGLRLLEVAFPEGDYRYLRIVWDDRSSAPAPAPGAAFLLKSRSAPVLPVAELPFLRRPSEPGVSRFTLRLPGPRIPLRALVLTVAGDGPILREAQVTEPRLSASSLAPRTLGAARLRRAQGGAAYDLRIPVEAPEGSEIDLRVQDGDNPGLELTGVRAELEPQPWIYFEAPDNGTLTARCGDPRLRAPSYDLEARRDLLSRAPAARASWGPEVAAPPAPAAALDGGVGASLDAAGFRFRRHVPAGAPGLSALALDAHVLATSPRLQDLRLLDSGGRQIPYLLESRDEPLSLPLVWPRGAAKDRVTTYRIQLPQAGIPASRLVLETGARVFRRRVRVLDGEPPQVRAVADWSHGDPGAPAQALVIPLPQAGRDLAVEVEEGDNQPLAIDSARLLLPSWRLRFFRPADAFLLCYGRSLEAPDYDLALLAGRLRDSPAQEIALAAGTEPAPAGTGTGMKAVFWGALVLAVAGLLFMLARVLGKDAKDPL from the coding sequence ATGATGCGCCTCCTCCTCTCCGGGATCCTCTGCCTGACCCTGGCGGCCCAGACCCGCCAGATCCGGCCCGCCGGCGCCGGGCCCCAGCGCCTGGACGTGGACCTGGCCCTGCTGGGCGCCACGCGCAACGCCCTCGCCGACCTGCGCATCCGGGACGCCGCGGGTCGGGAGATCCCCTACGTCCTGGTGCCCCCGGACCCCCGGGCCGCGGTGTGGGTCCCCGCGCGCATGCTCCCGCTGCCCGCGACCAAGACCAGTAGCGGCGTGGAACTGGACCTGGGCGCGCCCCTGGCCACCTCCCGCCTGCGCCTGGAGGGCCTGCGCCCGCCCTTCCTGAAGCGGTTCCGCCTGGAGGGCAGCGGGGACCGGCAGCGGTGGACGGAGCTGGTGAAGGCCGGCAGCGTCTTCGACCTGCCCGGCGAAGGCCTGCGGCTGCTGGAGGTGGCGTTCCCGGAAGGGGACTACCGCTACCTGCGCATCGTGTGGGATGACCGCTCCAGTGCGCCGGCCCCGGCCCCCGGGGCGGCCTTCCTGCTCAAGTCCCGCTCCGCCCCGGTCCTGCCGGTGGCCGAGCTGCCCTTCCTGCGGCGCCCCTCCGAGCCCGGCGTGAGCCGCTTCACCCTGCGGCTCCCGGGGCCGCGCATCCCCCTGCGGGCCCTGGTGCTCACCGTGGCCGGGGACGGACCCATCCTGCGGGAGGCCCAGGTCACCGAGCCCCGCCTCTCCGCGTCCAGCCTGGCCCCCCGGACCCTGGGCGCAGCGCGCCTGCGGCGCGCCCAGGGCGGCGCGGCTTACGACCTGCGGATCCCCGTGGAGGCCCCGGAAGGCTCCGAGATCGACCTGCGCGTGCAGGACGGCGACAACCCCGGCCTGGAGCTCACCGGCGTGCGCGCCGAGCTGGAACCCCAGCCCTGGATCTACTTCGAGGCCCCGGACAACGGGACCCTCACCGCCCGGTGCGGCGACCCCCGCCTTCGGGCGCCCAGCTACGACCTGGAGGCGCGCAGGGACCTGCTCTCCCGCGCCCCCGCGGCCCGGGCCTCCTGGGGGCCGGAGGTGGCCGCGCCCCCCGCGCCCGCCGCGGCGCTGGACGGGGGCGTGGGCGCGAGCCTGGACGCCGCCGGCTTCCGCTTCCGGCGCCATGTGCCCGCCGGGGCCCCCGGGCTCTCCGCTCTCGCGCTGGACGCCCACGTGCTGGCCACCAGCCCCCGGCTCCAGGACCTGCGCCTCCTGGACAGCGGGGGACGGCAGATCCCCTACCTGCTGGAATCCCGCGACGAGCCCCTCTCCCTCCCGCTGGTCTGGCCCAGGGGCGCCGCGAAGGACCGCGTCACCACCTACCGCATCCAGCTGCCCCAGGCGGGGATCCCCGCCTCGCGGCTGGTGCTGGAGACCGGGGCCCGCGTCTTCCGGCGCCGGGTGCGGGTCCTGGACGGTGAACCTCCCCAGGTGCGCGCCGTGGCCGACTGGAGCCACGGGGATCCCGGGGCGCCGGCCCAGGCCCTGGTGATCCCGCTGCCCCAGGCGGGGCGCGACCTCGCCGTGGAGGTGGAGGAGGGCGACAACCAGCCCCTGGCCATCGACTCGGCCCGCCTCCTGCTGCCGTCCTGGCGGCTGCGCTTCTTCCGGCCCGCGGACGCGTTCCTGCTGTGCTACGGCCGCTCGCTGGAAGCACCGGACTACGACCTGGCCCTCCTGGCCGGGCGCCTGCGGGATTCCCCGGCCCAGGAGATCGCGCTGGCCGCAGGGACCGAACCCGCCCCGGCGGGGACGGGCACGGGCATGAAGGCGGTGTTCTGGGGCGCCCTGGTGCTCGCCGTCGCGGGGCTTCTCTTTATGCTGGCCCGGGTCCTGGGCAAGGATGCAAAGGATCCTCTCTAG
- a CDS encoding thiamine phosphate synthase: MFVLAISPGEGFDPPRWERVLASGVDAFMIREPGLEAAPLLRAARWVRDRAPGVELWVNGRLDVALAAGCGLHAGEAHPEVPEGLLPLSRPIHEPAQIPGRAGAAQLILSPIFAVPGKGPAWGAGQLKDVLDGMPAGAFRALALGGITPGNAAALRHPRLAGVALIRGLWMARDPKGAIQDLRNAWT; encoded by the coding sequence ATGTTCGTGCTCGCCATCTCCCCCGGTGAAGGCTTCGACCCGCCCCGCTGGGAACGGGTGCTGGCCTCGGGGGTGGACGCCTTCATGATCCGGGAGCCCGGACTGGAGGCCGCGCCGCTCCTGCGCGCCGCGCGCTGGGTGCGGGACCGCGCCCCCGGCGTCGAGCTGTGGGTCAACGGGCGCCTGGACGTGGCCCTGGCCGCGGGCTGCGGCCTCCACGCCGGCGAGGCCCATCCGGAGGTGCCGGAGGGCCTCCTGCCCCTGTCGCGGCCCATCCACGAACCCGCCCAGATCCCCGGCAGGGCCGGGGCGGCCCAGCTGATCCTCTCGCCCATCTTCGCGGTGCCGGGGAAGGGGCCCGCGTGGGGCGCCGGTCAGCTCAAGGACGTGCTGGACGGGATGCCCGCAGGCGCGTTCCGGGCCCTGGCCCTGGGGGGGATCACACCCGGGAACGCGGCGGCCCTCCGGCATCCCAGGCTGGCGGGAGTGGCCCTGATCCGGGGACTGTGGATGGCCAGGGACCCGAAAGGGGCCATCCAGGACCTGCGGAATGCATGGACTTGA
- a CDS encoding bifunctional UDP-sugar hydrolase/5'-nucleotidase gives MLRAVGILLCAAFLHAQEVRLQILGTTDVRGHVLPQDTFTLQPAPGGWARLGSLVRTLRAANPNTILVDCGDGTQGEPINYVWSHLKPGSPEPTMAVMNALGYNAMVVGHQEFDNGFKLLRTMEEQAQFPWLAANVFFAGTDKRAFTPYLKVEVGGVQVAILGLVTQALPRLVGRETTEGLSFQDPVQAARDLIPRLREHEKVDLVVVALHGGVGDAPCGTDLENQATCLADQVKGIDLILAGHTGQQVAVRRNGVPILQAGTGGQALGVAEVVLRRARSRWEVAACEARLAAPAADLEPDPAVLQATADLRAFTDTYLNTLATNLATDLDGRWCRMEDTPLAHLLHTVVRQATGAQITAVPAPPSKVFIPKGPTSVRQFYALAPTEEPVVRIRVDGRQLKAYLEQAARTFNFSHQPDLFRRGASPDAFDTLDGCAYALDLSRAPGSRVVKLTYQGQPVKDDQVFTLGLPARRLAGEGGYLEAMGWKGAPDLVTPSSLRNLLLAHVLSRPSLAPGTSDNWRIIPALDRERVLAQQP, from the coding sequence GTGCTTCGTGCCGTCGGAATCCTGCTGTGCGCCGCCTTCCTGCATGCCCAGGAGGTGCGGCTGCAGATACTCGGCACCACCGACGTCCGTGGGCACGTTTTGCCCCAGGACACCTTCACCCTCCAGCCGGCCCCCGGCGGGTGGGCCCGGCTGGGGAGCCTGGTCCGCACCCTGAGGGCCGCCAACCCCAACACGATCCTGGTGGACTGCGGCGACGGCACCCAGGGGGAGCCCATCAACTACGTGTGGAGCCACCTGAAGCCGGGCTCCCCGGAGCCCACCATGGCCGTCATGAACGCCCTGGGCTACAACGCCATGGTGGTGGGGCACCAGGAGTTCGACAACGGGTTCAAGCTCCTCCGGACCATGGAGGAGCAGGCCCAGTTCCCGTGGCTGGCCGCGAACGTCTTCTTCGCCGGCACGGACAAGCGCGCCTTCACGCCCTACCTCAAGGTGGAGGTGGGCGGCGTGCAGGTGGCCATCCTGGGCCTGGTGACCCAGGCCCTTCCCAGGCTGGTCGGACGCGAGACGACGGAGGGCCTGAGCTTCCAGGACCCGGTCCAGGCGGCCCGGGACCTCATCCCCCGGCTGCGCGAGCACGAGAAGGTGGACCTGGTGGTGGTGGCCCTCCACGGCGGCGTGGGCGACGCGCCCTGCGGCACGGACCTGGAGAACCAGGCCACGTGCCTGGCCGACCAGGTCAAGGGCATCGACCTGATCCTCGCCGGCCACACCGGCCAGCAGGTCGCCGTCCGGCGCAACGGGGTCCCCATCCTCCAGGCCGGCACCGGAGGGCAGGCCCTGGGCGTGGCGGAGGTGGTCCTGCGGCGCGCCCGGTCCCGCTGGGAGGTGGCCGCCTGCGAGGCCCGCCTCGCCGCGCCCGCCGCCGACCTGGAGCCGGATCCCGCCGTCCTGCAGGCCACCGCGGACCTGCGGGCCTTCACCGACACCTACCTGAACACCCTGGCCACCAACCTGGCCACGGACCTGGACGGCCGCTGGTGCCGCATGGAGGACACCCCCCTGGCCCACCTCCTGCACACCGTGGTGCGCCAGGCCACCGGCGCCCAGATCACCGCCGTGCCCGCGCCGCCCTCGAAGGTCTTCATCCCCAAGGGCCCCACCTCCGTGCGCCAGTTCTACGCCCTGGCCCCCACCGAGGAGCCCGTGGTCCGGATCCGCGTGGACGGGCGCCAGCTCAAGGCCTACCTGGAACAGGCGGCGCGGACCTTCAACTTCAGCCACCAGCCCGACCTCTTCCGGCGCGGCGCCTCCCCGGACGCCTTCGACACCCTGGACGGCTGCGCCTACGCCCTGGACCTCTCCCGGGCCCCGGGGTCCCGGGTGGTCAAGCTCACCTACCAGGGCCAGCCGGTGAAGGACGACCAGGTCTTCACCCTGGGCCTGCCCGCGCGGCGCCTGGCGGGGGAGGGCGGCTACCTGGAGGCCATGGGCTGGAAGGGCGCGCCCGACCTCGTCACGCCCTCCTCCCTGCGCAACCTCCTCCTGGCCCACGTGCTCTCCCGGCCCTCCCTGGCCCCGGGCACCTCGGACAACTGGCGGATCATCCCCGCCCTGGACCGGGAGCGGGTGCTCGCCCAGCAACCCTGA
- a CDS encoding aldo/keto reductase gives MELTRIGLGTYLGAPDAATDAGYEASARAFAEGGGNVFDTAANYRGGRSERALGRAFAGRPREGFFVSTKAGYLPMGDGGESPRDWFQRVLAGPGILAAADVVDGCHAMTPRYLAHQLGVSLEALGVARVDLFHLHNPEQQLPAIGRPAFREAIRKAFGACEDLAARGLLAEYGCATWNGFRAAPGAPDHLSLEELLEDAEAVGGPAHRFRWIQLPLNLAMPEAFTAATQPFGGRLLTPLEAARAAGLKVQVSGSLMQARILSRLPAALFPGCATPSQGALQFASSCPGVTSALCGMSRPAHVAENLPVLALPRAREEELRALVG, from the coding sequence GTGGAACTGACCAGGATCGGCCTCGGCACCTATCTGGGCGCGCCCGACGCGGCCACGGACGCGGGCTACGAAGCCTCGGCGCGCGCCTTCGCCGAAGGCGGAGGCAACGTCTTCGACACCGCCGCCAACTACCGGGGGGGCCGCTCGGAGCGGGCCCTGGGCAGGGCCTTCGCGGGCCGGCCCCGGGAGGGCTTCTTCGTGAGCACCAAGGCCGGGTACCTCCCCATGGGGGACGGCGGGGAGTCGCCCCGGGACTGGTTCCAGCGGGTGCTGGCGGGCCCGGGGATCCTCGCAGCCGCCGACGTGGTCGACGGCTGCCACGCCATGACGCCCCGGTACCTCGCGCACCAGCTGGGGGTCTCCCTGGAGGCCCTGGGCGTGGCCCGGGTGGACCTGTTCCACCTGCACAACCCCGAGCAGCAGCTTCCCGCCATCGGCCGCCCCGCCTTCCGGGAGGCCATCCGGAAGGCCTTCGGAGCCTGCGAGGACCTGGCGGCCCGCGGGCTCCTGGCGGAATACGGCTGCGCCACCTGGAACGGCTTCCGCGCCGCCCCCGGGGCCCCGGACCACCTGAGCCTGGAGGAGCTCCTGGAGGACGCCGAGGCCGTGGGCGGCCCCGCCCACCGGTTCCGCTGGATCCAGCTGCCCCTCAACCTGGCCATGCCCGAGGCCTTCACCGCCGCCACCCAGCCCTTCGGGGGCCGGCTCCTGACCCCCCTGGAGGCCGCCCGGGCCGCGGGCCTCAAGGTGCAGGTGTCGGGCAGCCTCATGCAGGCCCGGATCCTGTCCCGGCTGCCCGCGGCCCTCTTCCCCGGCTGCGCCACCCCGTCCCAGGGGGCCCTGCAGTTCGCCAGCTCCTGCCCCGGCGTGACCTCGGCGCTCTGCGGCATGAGCCGGCCCGCCCACGTGGCCGAGAACCTCCCCGTCCTGGCCCTGCCCAGGGCGAGGGAAGAGGAACTGCGCGCCCTCGTGGGATGA